In the Paenibacillus pabuli genome, one interval contains:
- a CDS encoding LamG-like jellyroll fold domain-containing protein, whose amino-acid sequence MKKWLSMALSFALLFSLCAFPAAAEPVKPDSTNGEAKIIDIFGRTLNDYGVELVDWQGYIANPYVKLNVVPPKDAAYPLTIDIKAKGTSRLMMDRPSTLSETGAAKTLTFQNTGESKHFLLEIHPDRIGGNGEIEHYTLELTVTDANGNVQKQTTPIRVWDQDDDREPSLPLKFDYRYDTIQPYFSDPSIRNASEQAIKDWFYFFDMEPFDTVPAISEVTRLPQDNFDGHISVTNNEPYNGMWIYLRGLNEPYSTGGASDNGKYHKRNGVTVPDRIHRSLLTILDFYDTATPFSSLDDEEWYLTEMSDTSTDVYGLIMHEFGHALAFSHSWRGMAAYKRSGGTSDNIVAYQGVPVPLDDTYHIPGEPQYWDRISGQNGGRTHLFHNKRWMLTKLTLLIAEKAGWKLNHTLTPFLSPAIKNTPVPNAKPGQNYELKLQAEGGVPFYDWNIAGGTLPEGLTLDRFTGKIEGKVSGEAKGSYRFTVQLRDYDEKSAPVQKEFTLNVGQGELAGSYLFDEEQAEDSGIALDYSGAGRDAAVYHASWTDGARGGGLGLNGSSSYMKLPDRMLKGAHDFTFSAWVNVAGSPDTSSSGNAANLRIFDFGTSPGKSMALSIEAGGTLRLTAPGPQGTGAVNVFGSGVTSGQWHHAAVTVSGSTAILYLDGDELARTSDVNPGSIRSFLNGANKYIGKSGTNEHYFAGSLDEIKLYSRALLAADIAALAADKPSPPVVEPPGPVNPNVAVEGNITASYVSPWESLVGLNDESEPTSSADRGHPIYGNWDTRGTEQWVQYDFDRPFTLSSSEVYWFADHDGIDLPASFYIQYWTGTDWVKVSNPSEYGVLPDQYNVTSFDPVTTTKIRLTMKAKATTSTGIQQWKVIGTSASE is encoded by the coding sequence ATGAAAAAATGGTTATCCATGGCGCTGAGCTTTGCGCTGTTGTTTTCCTTATGTGCATTCCCGGCCGCGGCCGAGCCCGTGAAACCGGATTCAACCAACGGCGAGGCGAAGATCATTGACATTTTCGGAAGAACGCTCAACGATTACGGCGTCGAACTGGTAGACTGGCAGGGATACATCGCTAACCCGTATGTGAAACTGAACGTTGTTCCGCCGAAAGACGCCGCCTATCCACTTACGATTGACATCAAGGCCAAAGGCACCTCTCGCCTGATGATGGACCGGCCGAGCACCTTGAGCGAGACAGGGGCGGCAAAGACGCTGACGTTTCAAAATACCGGCGAAAGCAAGCACTTTCTGCTCGAAATTCATCCCGACCGAATCGGAGGCAACGGTGAAATCGAACATTATACGCTGGAGCTCACGGTCACGGATGCCAATGGCAATGTCCAAAAACAAACCACTCCGATTCGTGTATGGGACCAGGATGATGACAGAGAGCCGAGCCTGCCGCTGAAATTTGATTATAGATATGATACGATCCAGCCATATTTCAGCGATCCGTCGATCCGAAACGCCAGTGAGCAGGCAATCAAGGATTGGTTTTACTTCTTTGATATGGAGCCCTTCGATACCGTCCCGGCGATTTCGGAAGTCACCCGACTGCCGCAGGATAACTTTGACGGGCATATCTCCGTGACCAATAATGAGCCTTACAACGGAATGTGGATCTACCTCAGAGGGCTTAACGAGCCTTATTCCACTGGCGGAGCATCCGACAACGGGAAATATCATAAGCGTAACGGGGTGACGGTTCCCGACAGAATTCATCGTTCGCTTCTCACCATTCTGGACTTTTACGATACTGCAACGCCGTTTAGCTCGCTGGATGATGAGGAATGGTACCTGACGGAGATGTCCGACACCTCTACAGACGTGTACGGACTCATCATGCACGAATTCGGGCATGCGCTTGCATTTTCCCACAGCTGGAGAGGGATGGCTGCCTATAAACGCAGCGGAGGAACATCGGACAATATCGTTGCGTACCAAGGGGTTCCGGTTCCGCTGGATGACACCTACCATATTCCTGGGGAACCGCAATACTGGGACCGGATCAGCGGCCAGAATGGTGGCCGTACGCATCTCTTTCACAACAAGCGCTGGATGCTGACCAAACTGACGCTGTTGATTGCGGAAAAAGCGGGCTGGAAATTGAATCATACACTGACGCCTTTCCTTAGCCCGGCCATTAAAAACACCCCGGTTCCCAATGCTAAGCCAGGACAGAATTATGAGCTGAAGCTGCAGGCGGAAGGCGGAGTTCCTTTCTATGATTGGAATATTGCAGGGGGGACGCTGCCGGAAGGACTGACGTTGGACCGTTTTACGGGCAAGATTGAGGGAAAAGTATCCGGTGAGGCCAAAGGCAGCTACAGGTTTACGGTACAACTCCGGGATTATGACGAGAAGAGTGCCCCGGTTCAAAAGGAATTCACATTAAATGTCGGTCAGGGAGAGCTGGCCGGAAGTTACTTATTTGATGAAGAACAGGCCGAGGATTCCGGTATCGCTCTGGATTATTCCGGTGCAGGCCGTGATGCTGCCGTTTATCATGCTTCCTGGACGGACGGCGCAAGAGGCGGAGGATTGGGACTGAACGGCTCGTCAAGCTACATGAAGCTTCCGGATCGGATGCTGAAAGGAGCACACGACTTCACATTCTCTGCATGGGTAAACGTGGCCGGGAGTCCGGATACCTCATCCTCCGGAAACGCAGCCAACTTGCGCATTTTCGATTTTGGCACATCCCCAGGCAAATCCATGGCGTTATCCATCGAAGCTGGCGGAACGTTACGCTTGACGGCACCGGGCCCACAGGGGACGGGAGCCGTGAACGTTTTTGGCAGCGGCGTAACGTCCGGACAATGGCATCATGCGGCGGTCACCGTATCCGGAAGCACGGCAATCCTTTACCTGGATGGGGATGAGCTGGCCAGGACCTCGGATGTGAATCCAGGCAGCATCCGATCCTTTCTGAATGGAGCGAACAAGTATATCGGAAAGTCCGGGACGAACGAACATTATTTTGCCGGAAGTCTCGATGAAATCAAGCTCTATTCGCGTGCGCTGCTTGCGGCCGATATCGCTGCTCTTGCCGCGGATAAACCATCTCCGCCCGTTGTCGAACCGCCGGGACCGGTAAATCCAAACGTAGCGGTTGAAGGGAACATTACGGCCTCCTACGTCTCGCCTTGGGAAAGCCTGGTGGGACTAAATGACGAATCCGAGCCGACAAGCTCGGCGGACAGGGGACACCCGATTTACGGGAACTGGGATACTCGTGGGACCGAGCAGTGGGTGCAGTATGACTTTGACCGGCCGTTTACCCTCTCGTCAAGCGAGGTATACTGGTTTGCCGATCATGACGGGATCGATCTGCCAGCGTCGTTTTACATCCAGTATTGGACGGGAACCGATTGGGTGAAGGTGTCGAATCCTTCCGAATATGGCGTTCTTCCGGATCAGTATAATGTGACCTCCTTCGATCCGGTAACAACGACGAAAATCCGCCTAACCATGAAGGCCAAGGCAACGACATCCACAGGCATTCAACAGTGGAAGGTGATTGGAACATCCGCAAGCGAATAG